The proteins below are encoded in one region of Clostridiaceae bacterium:
- a CDS encoding response regulator translates to MLKVIVVEDAYLLRKGLIFTIDWESMGCQVIGDVSNGIDGVDIILRLKPHIVITDIRLPGMNGLEMMKVVKDKSDAKFIIISGYSEFEYAQQAVKLGAIDYLIKPVDDRLLMDALQRACEAVRRDNLVNKLQTQFSNIEDSKLMLFKEYMAIEPSTKSEYVNKTIKYIIENYSKDIRVKDIADSMQLSESHLSRIFKEETSYTIVDYITYYRIKKACSLLMDQSSKVYEVSEKVGYKDQRYFSVIFKQMVGITPTEFKEGKAANIS, encoded by the coding sequence ATGCTTAAAGTAATTGTTGTTGAAGATGCATACTTACTCAGAAAGGGGCTAATATTTACCATTGACTGGGAAAGTATGGGTTGTCAGGTTATTGGTGATGTGTCAAACGGAATAGATGGAGTGGATATAATACTGCGGTTGAAACCTCATATTGTTATAACGGACATTCGACTGCCTGGTATGAACGGCCTTGAAATGATGAAGGTTGTCAAGGATAAATCCGATGCAAAATTTATAATAATCTCTGGTTATAGTGAGTTTGAATATGCTCAGCAGGCTGTGAAACTTGGAGCCATTGATTACCTGATCAAACCGGTGGATGACCGTTTACTTATGGATGCCCTGCAGCGGGCTTGTGAAGCTGTCAGGAGGGACAACCTTGTAAATAAGTTACAGACACAGTTTTCAAATATAGAAGATAGCAAATTAATGCTATTTAAGGAGTATATGGCCATAGAACCCAGTACAAAAAGCGAATATGTAAATAAGACAATCAAATACATTATTGAGAACTATTCAAAGGATATACGGGTGAAAGATATAGCCGACAGCATGCAATTGAGTGAGAGCCATCTGAGCAGAATATTCAAAGAAGAAACATCTTATACTATTGTTGATTACATCACCTATTACCGCATTAAGAAGGCATGCAGTTTACTCATGGATCAATCCTCCAAAGTGTATGAAGTATCAGAAAAGGTAGGTTATAAGGATCAGAGATACTTCAGCGTTATATTTAAGCAGATGGTAGGTATAACCCCGACTGAATTCAAAGAGGGCAAAGCAGCAAATATTTCTTAA
- a CDS encoding CPBP family intramembrane metalloprotease, translating into MLEMNRQRLNVHILVSIVFSLVYTVYFYVVLKLITEQDMLVSNNDITINNIGIKFIGDFFATLFVPLILTVIYRKKSADFKLRFMHIYIQYILLAIMIVLFFLHGDFTIRGYYKFFFYLVMVSFSEEFIFRGYIYNELQRHNKLLAVIVSGFFWGILHAILPGLVAGEGLKLIIVRMLSYACGGIAAEYYFIYLLEKSKSLFIPIFVHAILDYTVGVIGILTAIGTWAYLFVLDRKNHNTLKPYKS; encoded by the coding sequence ATGTTGGAAATGAATAGGCAAAGACTGAATGTTCACATTTTAGTATCAATAGTTTTTTCATTGGTTTATACTGTTTATTTTTATGTAGTGTTAAAACTTATCACAGAACAAGATATGTTGGTTAGTAATAATGATATTACAATTAATAATATTGGTATAAAATTTATTGGGGATTTTTTCGCAACGTTATTTGTACCACTAATTTTGACAGTGATTTATAGAAAAAAGTCAGCGGATTTCAAGCTTCGGTTTATGCATATATATATTCAATATATTTTATTGGCGATAATGATTGTTCTTTTCTTTCTACACGGCGATTTCACTATAAGAGGATATTATAAATTTTTCTTTTATCTGGTGATGGTTAGTTTTTCAGAGGAATTTATATTTCGTGGATACATATATAATGAGTTGCAAAGACATAACAAGTTGTTAGCGGTTATCGTAAGTGGTTTCTTCTGGGGCATTCTACATGCAATATTGCCGGGTTTAGTGGCAGGAGAAGGTTTAAAACTAATCATTGTTAGAATGCTTAGTTATGCATGTGGAGGAATTGCTGCAGAATACTACTTTATATATCTTCTTGAGAAATCTAAATCATTATTTATACCTATATTTGTTCATGCAATATTAGATTATACAGTAGGAGTTATAGGAATTCTTACTGCAATAGGTACATGGGCATATTTATTTGTATTAGATAGAAAAAATCATAATACGTTGAAGCCTTACAAATCATAG